In one window of Macrobrachium rosenbergii isolate ZJJX-2024 chromosome 27, ASM4041242v1, whole genome shotgun sequence DNA:
- the LOC136853494 gene encoding vascular endothelial growth factor receptor 3-like isoform X3, with translation MNTYPVVGYDMELHCRILDNYHTEPTFTWIQPVRDTRTSQTTKHHPLQSHMFYTNYLRVRNVTLKDSGTYNCVVNIQGMHSTNMSSYIIIKETEDPFVDVKPVTQNLTCSKGDNVTWELEVESFPPKPRFQLSGRFIHKQFENGTNKLTIKKVAPSDFGEHTVTITTANYSSGIKTTQAQLYLIVLSETELKITGIRDTTEENATITATCNATGYPLANITWQYQSCPGGECPNNFRKLTDDQVTYAVHKENRYASEYTFVAQGMARIKCLSGKKEKIANIAVSEFQKRYSFKHSDRGVMKDLKRNSSYTSIETDPFNLICAASRFYFQEVRLNYLPTDNEASSLGYEEIVDMSTDLDLIKTLAVANVSSSHKGKYVCVATARRGYENKTLTLNHEVEDLIPVFLMEYGNMLSEDYVVERRVRDAFTFNCSVSGTPAIDITWTKDDHPLPSNFGEFRENNQTITISDLNPTTHRGRYACEARNRGGSVRGFLTLIVHGEGSSKALKVSMGIITPFLICLVVVVIVLFKRVRRDFLTRKETKKNLAFLFERGRPTELNPDCTADEQAELLPYDHKWEVSRERIQLGQQLGAGAFGRVVKACVSHLEPGVPKTTVALKMSKTQADPSQIRALTQELKIMVHIGKHLNIVNLLGSYTANVSKGELWILVEYCRYGSLLPFLHRHRHNFQNLIDPVTDMVDLTWRDGEGNISPFSPVHVSSPASPKSPGSSFKSPSVPQSPTHSEKDGYESAQTASSAMYSGTRRPCETLLESPTSPTVPFSPSHNPKEESMDEERRPSSPKIFRFGDSLPTGMKMVQNPSYQTVPVATPGLDEGSGSHNTRKQSLKVLDSQGNYFMYDKSTIPGVTSSFTTVDLICWSWQVAEGMDYLTRRKVLHGDLAARNLLLAEANVVKISDFGLSRDIYMDDIYFKQTNDLLPVKWMSTEAIRDRMFSIQSDIWSFGVTLWELFSLGSTPYPGVKIDHTFLLSLQDGYRMAIPEYANGELYKIMCQCWESVPQERPSFRYLADRLSKMLMPETTQHYNNKNGEYLNMNEERFKHEKDYLEMLASPDIRNVTRDDVSQCEDAVDGTRKANSDLRLYIESTSSAQPQETNYLPMSSCAGSPQSPFDIFSPTKPSESGNVFTFGEEVQRKNSNPARQSCPQRGNPFHYDTQPSHQSLGDLRTEEGLTNQQGKADEPPESPNGSLRDETGDELSESSSLMGDNKTCMTRRPFSQESQYINIPLAPDDSSSPPPSPEITLKMPSAGEVAYANLQTVR, from the exons ATGAACACATATCCAGTGGTGGGTTACGACATGGAACTCCACTGCAGAATTTTAGATAACTACCACACGGAACCCACTTTCACCTGGATTCAGCCCGTGAGAGATACC AGGACTAGTCAGACAACAAAACACCACCCTCTTCAGTCACACATGTTTTACACGAATTACCTTCGCGTCAGAAACGTCACACTGAAGGACAGCGGGACATACAATTGCGTAGTTAACATTCAAGGAATGCATTCCACAAATATGTCGTCATACATAATAATTAAAG AGACTGAGGATCCCTTCGTAGATGTCAAACCAGTGACGCAAAACCTCACTTGTAGCAAAGGAGACAATGTCACTTGGGAGCTTGAGGTTGAAAGTTTTCCTCCAAAGCCCAGATTTCAGCTCAGCGGCAGA TTCATCCACAAGCAGTTTGAGAACGGCACAAACAAactcacaataaaaaaagtagcACCTTCTGACTTCGGCGAGCACACAGTGACCATCACGACTGCTAACTACTCTAGCGGCATCAAAACTACGCAAGCTCAGCTGTACCTGATAGTCCTAA GCGAAACGGAGCTCAAAATAACGGGAATACGAGACACCACGGAGGAAAACGCCACGATAACTGCCACTTGCAATGCTACTGGGTATCCTTTGGCGAACATCACTTGGCAATATCAATCCTGCCCAGGGGGTGAATGCCCCAACAACTTCAGGAAGCTAACG GATGACCAGGTTACTTATGCAGTACACAAGGAGAACCGCTATGCGTCCGAATACACGTTTGTGGCGCAGGGTATGGCCCGAATCAAATGCCTGTCCGGAAAGAAGGAGAAAATTGCAAATATTGCAGTTTCAG AGTTCCAGAAGCGTTATTCCTTCAAGCACAGCGACAGGGGAGTCATGAAGGACCTGAAAAGAAATTCAAGTTACACCTCCATCGAGACCGACCCTTTCAACCTGATTTGTGCAGCTTCCAGGTTCTACTTTCAAGAAGTCAGACTGAATTACTTACCCACAGACAACGAAGCTTCTTCATTAG GCTATGAGGAAATTGTTGACATGTCAACTGATCTTGACCTGATTAAAACCTTGGCCGTTGCAAATGTCAGCAGCAGTCATAAGGGGAAATACGTGTGCGTTGCCACTGCAAGAAGAGGTTATGAGAACAAAACCCTGACCTTGAATCACGAGGTCGAAG ATCTCATTCCTGTATTTCTCATGGAATACGGAAACATGTTGTCAGAAGACTATGTGGTGGAGCGGAGGGTCAGAGATGCTTTCACCTTCAACTGCTCCGTATCCGGCACACCTGCCATCGACATCACATGGACAAAA GATGATCATCCTCTTCCCAGCAACTTCGGAGAATTCAGGGAGAACAACCAGACCATAACGATCAGTGACCTGAATCCCACAACTCACAGAGGCCGTTACGCGTGTGAGGCTAGAAACAGGGGCGGATCTGTTAGAGGATTCCTCACTCTAATTGTGCATG GTGAAGGATCCAGCAAAGCCTTGAAAGTTAGCATGGGCATCATTACCCCATTCCTCATCTGCCTCGTGGTAGTAGTCATTGTATTGTTCAAGAGAGTCAGACGTGATTTCCTAACCAGGAAAGAGACGAAGAAGAATCTGGCTTTCCTCTTCGAGAGAGGACGGCCCACCGAACTCAACCCAGACTGCACAGCTGACGAACAAGCCGAGCTCCTCCCCTATGACCACAAATGGGAGGTTTCTAGGGAGAGAATACAATTAG GCCAGCAACTAGGCGCCGGCGCCTTCGGTCGTGTAGTCAAGGCCTGTGTTTCACACCTGGAGCCAGGGGTTCCCAAAACGACTGTGGCTCTCAAGATGAGCAAGACACAGGCCGATCCTTCTCAGATCAGGGCACTGACCCAAGAGCTCAAAATTATGGTTCACATTGGGAAGCACCTTAACATTGTCAATCTTTTGGGTTCCTACACCGCTAATGTTAGCAAAG GAGAGCTGTGGATCCTCGTCGAGTACTGTCGATACGGCAGCCTCCTCCCGTTCCTCCACCGCCATCGGCACAATTTCCAGAATCTCATCGACCCCGTCACCGACATGGTCGACTTGACCTGGAGAGACGGCGAGGGGAACATTTCGCCTTTCTCGCCGGTTCACGTGAGTTCACCCGCGTCACCCAAATCTCCTGGGTCTTCATTTAAATCTCCGAGTGTCCCCCAGTCCCCGACACACTCCGAAAAAGACGGTTACGAGTCTGCGCAGACGGCATCGTCTGCCATGTATTCTGGGACGAGAAGGCCATGTGAAACTTTGCTGGAATCCCCAACGTCACCTACGGTTCCCTTCTCTCCCTC CCATAACCCCAAAGAAGAGTCGATGGACGAAGAACGCCGACCGAGTTCTCCCAAGATTTTCCGATTTGGGGACTCCCTGCCCACGGGAATGAAGATGGTACAGAATCCTTCATACCAAACGGTGCCCGTGGCTACGCCAGGACTGGACGAAG GATCAGGAAGCCACAACACGAGGAAGCAGTCGTTAAAAGTGCTCGATTCCCAAGGGAATTATTTCATGTATGACAAGAGCACGATTCCGGGCGTGACGTCATCTTTCACGACTGTTGACCTGATTTGCTGGTCTTGGCAAGTGGCCGAGGGTATGGATTACCTTACCCGCAGGAAG GTTCTACATGGAGATTTGGCAGCCAGGAACCTGCTTCTGGCTGAGGCCAATGTTGTGAAAATAAGCGATTTTGGCCTCTCGAGAGATATCTATATGGACGATATATACTTTAAACAAACTAAT GATCTGTTGCCAGTGAAGTGGATGTCGACTGAGGCCATCCGCGACAGGATGTTCTCCATCCAGAGTGACATCTGGTCCTTCGGAGTGACCCTGTGGGAACTCTTCAGTTTGGGCTCCACGCCATACCCCGGGGTCAAGATTGATCACACGTTCTTGCTGAGTCTACAGGACGGGTACCGCATGGCAATACCCGAATATGCGAACGGTGAACT ataTAAAATCATGTGCCAGTGCTGGGAGAGTGTTCCTCAAGAACGGCCTTCTTTTCGGTATTTGGCTGACAGGCTCAGTAAGATGTTGATGCCTGAGACAACTCAG CACTACAACAACAAGAATGGAGAGTACCTGAACATGAACGAGGAACGTTTCAAACACGAGAAAGATTATCTGGAGATGTTGGCATCACCCGACATCAGGAACGTCACCAGAGATGATGTGTCGCAGTGTGAG GATGCTGTAGATGGGACTAGAAAAGCGAACTCTGATCTTCGTCTGTACATTGAAAGCACATCGTCCGCTCAACCTCAGGAGACGAATTACCTTCCCATGTCATCATGTGCGGGCTCCCCACAGTCTCCCTTCGACATCTTCAGTCCCACAAAACCTTCAGAGAGTGGAAATGT gtTCACTTTTGGTGAAGAGGTCCAAAGGAAAAACTCGAATCCTGCTCGGCAGTCCTGCCCTCAGAGAGGAAACCCTTTTCATTACGACACCCAGCCATCACACCAGAGTCTCGGAGATCTCCGCACTGAGGAAGGACTGACGAACCAACAAGGCAAGGCTGACGAACCACCGGAGAGCCCTAACGGTTCGCTACGAGACGAAACCGGTGATGAGTTGTCTGAGTCATCTTCACTAATGGGTGACAACAAAACTTGTATGACTCGAAGGCCTTTCAGTCAAGAGAGTCAGTACATAAACATACCACTTGCACCAGATGATAGCTCTTCACCTCCCCCTTCACCCGAGATAACTTTGAAAATGCCCTCAGCTGGTGAGGTGGCTTATGCCAATCTCCAAACGGTCAGATGA